The following proteins are co-located in the Synchiropus splendidus isolate RoL2022-P1 chromosome 14, RoL_Sspl_1.0, whole genome shotgun sequence genome:
- the eea1 gene encoding early endosome antigen 1 isoform X2, giving the protein MLRRILQMTPGKGGSQNAESEQPSTDLNHDQTSEGFICPQCMKSHNSAEELFKHYELFHDTGDLPAHVAPTREDLTMLRQEVQDLHASLKEERWFSGELKKELDKVQGHLKQTDGPTSSDDSALEKLNELEAEKFNIKQMKDLFEQKAAQLATEIVDIKSRYDEEKSLREVADQRISKLTEQLQQSKQDNEQLQTELLQRPGVEDVEVLQKELVQVQTLMDSMTRERELESERLKNHYEQLQANYTNSEMTISQLKAELEKGPQEAAVYTQQIHQLQSDLNNMTQQNQSLSEHLARKEKEHQELKEKWTAEKTSKEGVQDRLREKEQEVQELLGRATGAETSLQKVQAELGEKVGELAKLKSEITELELKHAELKVERKQLEQQREEKESKGAQQQTEIGQLHAKLLEAERQLGEVQGRLKEQRQLSGEKLKDREQQAADLQLKLSRAEEQMKESAGKNTDLQHQLEKAKQQHQELQALQQTTNGKLREAQNDLEQVLRQIGDKDQKIQNLEALLQKSKDIVSQLEAEREDLCAKIQAGEGETALLNQLKEKNQALQQQVTQLTDKLKNQSESNKQAQDNLHEQVQEQKTLLRSAQDRALSLETSVNECTAQLAESKEKVAQLDAQLKAKTEMLLSTEAAKAALKANLENNLETAQHAVQDKQQELSKVQKKLEEKNLRLKERQEQSSQLEASLKEHKDKLLASDQRVEQLQGHNKKLEAQVGELQAAKEQTQQEVQKLQRESSELKKKAKELQRLLETEKSGNANLQEELKNKSAALTDAQKQLENTEKEKVSLKVNLDKSSQESKAQCAELEKRVQSVTTELSKVQLENESRKKELAIAQESLAETKAALKESQTRLESERKSHQSVLVEREKSSEKVKQELLKSNESITKAMKESKEQLELIRKEEKKLQGQVTSLEQQLAKTVAALKEKEGSLDKLQVQFKTSQGSMEEERSKLRAQVTELQKVGAKKAEEESRLREQVSKVGQELATEKSRTAELQVSLEQSQQGFNKLQSDFYGKESEVSALRQDLKVSEEKLSLTQEELAANRTHQLSLEAEIQEQVKARQSLEKEVSSRDQQLQQKEKALKDFQKQQSLDQEQLQKERSKLEELSEAKRALEKNHSKLTTDLKTLTEKSEKELTDLREAKQLLIQQKLELQAQVEAAGGALEQEKKAHQATKDSRSQREEQLLSKSKALQDQLAAEKRARDMQAKNSEEAEAKLGLQVTALNENVATLKREWQGSQRRVSELEKQTDELRGEIAVLEATVQNNQDERRALLERCVKGEGEIEKLQAKVVELRRKLDDTTAAMQELGRENQSLQIKQSQSLTRKWAEDHEVQNCMACGKGFSVTIRKHHCRHCGNIFCAECSARNALTPSSKKPVRVCETCYDELAG; this is encoded by the exons ATGCTCAGGCGGATTTTACAGATG ACTCCTGGGAAAGGAGGCTCCCAGAATGCAGAGTCAGAGCAGCCCAGCACAGACCTGAACCATGACCAGACCTCTGAG GGTTTCATCTGCCCTCAGTGCATGAAGTCACACAACTCTGCAGAGGAACTGTTCAAACATTATGAGCTTTTCCATGATACTGGAGATCTTCCTGCACATGTGGCCCCCACCAG GGAGGACCTGACAATGTTAAGACAAGAGGTTCAGGACCTACATGCCTCTCTAAAA GAAGAACGATGGTTCTCTGgagagctgaagaaggagtTAGACAAAGTCCAAGGACACCTGAAGCAA ACAGATGGGCCGACAAGCTCAGACGATTCAG CGCTGGAGAAGTTGAACGAATTGGAGGCAGAGAAGTTTAACATCAAGCAGATGAAAGACCTGTTTGAGCAGAAGGCTGCGCAGCTGGCCACAGAGATAGTAG ATATCAAGTCCCGATATGATGAGGAGAAGAGTTTAAGGGAGGTTGCTGACCAGAGGATTTCCAAGTTAACTgaacagctgcagcagagcaaGCAGGACAATGAACAACTGCAGACAGAGCTG TTGCAGAGACCTGGCGTGGAGGATGTGGAGGTGCTGCAGAAGGAGCTTGTACAAGTGCAAACATTGATGGACTCAATGACTCGTGAGAGGGAACTGGAATCTGAACGTCTAAAGAACCACTATGAGCAGTTACAAGCCAACTACACAAACTCAGAG ATGACCATTTCTCAGCTCAAGGCCGAGCTGGAGAAGGGTCCACAGGAAGCAGCTGTCTACACACAGCAGATCCATCAGCTGCAGAGCGACCTGAATAATATGACTCAACAAAACcag AGCTTGTCTGAGCACTTGGCGCGTAAGGAAAAAGAGCAtcaggagctgaaggagaaatGGACTGCTGAGAAAACTTCAAAAGAGGGAGTCCAGGACCGTCTGAGGGAGAAGGAGCAGGAAGTCCAGGAGCTCCTGGGCAGAGCCACAGGGGCAGAGACATCCCTGCAGAAGGTCCAGGCAGAGCTTGGAGAGAAGGTCGGGGAGCTGGCCAAGTTAAAGAGCGAGATTACGGAGCTGGAGTTGAAGCATGCCGAACTGAAGGTCGAGAGGAAGCAGTTGGAAcaacagagggaggaaaaagaaagcaaaggcGCTCAGCAGCAAACGGAGATCGGCCAG CTTCATGCCAAACTGCTGGAGGCGGAGAGGCAACTGGGAGAAGTTCAGGGTCGACTGAAAGAGCAGAGGCAGCTATCTGGAGAGAAGCTGAAAGATAGAGAGCAGCAAGCCGCCGACCTGCAGCTGAAACTTTCGCGTGCTGAAGAGCAG ATGAAGGAGAGTGCCGGGAAGAACACAGACCTGCAGCACCAGCTGGAGAAAGCcaagcagcagcatcaggagCTTCAAGCACTGCAGCAGACCACGAATGGCAAACTGAGAGAGGCTCAG AATGATCTGGAACAGGTGCTGCGCCAGATTGGGGATAAAGACCAAAAGATCCAGAACCTGGAAGCTCTGCTGCAGAAGAGTAAGGACATAGTGAGCCAACTGgaagctgagagagaggatCTGTGTGCCAAAATACAAGccggagagggagagacagctCTGCTGAACcagctgaaggagaaaaacCAAGCGTTACAGCAACAG GTTACACAGTTGACAGACAAGCTAAAGAACCAGTCGGAGAGCAACAAGCAAGCGCAGGACAAccttcacgagcaggtccaggaGCAGAAGACTCTCCTGCGGTCAGCTCAGGACAGAGCCTTAAGTCTGGAGACCTCTGTTAATGAATGTACTGCCCAGCTGGCTGAGAGCAAGGAGAAGGTGGCCCAGCTGGATGCTCAG TTGAAGGCAAAAACAGAGATGCTGCTGTCGACGGAGGCTGCCAAGGCAGCACTGAAGGCAAATCTGGAGAACAACCTAGAGACGGCACAGCACGCCGTGCAGGACAAGCAGCAG GAGCTCAGTAAGGTCCAGAAGAAGTTGGAGGAGAAGAACCTGAGGCTGAAGGAGAGACAAGAGCAAAGTTCCCAGCTGGAGGCCTCCCTGAAGGAGCACAAAGACAAACTGCTGGCCTCAGACCAGCGAGTTGAGCAGCTGCAGGGCCACAACAAG AAACTGGAGGCGCAAGTTGGAGAGCTGCAGGCCGCAAAGGAGCAGACACAGCAGGAAGTGCAGAAGCTGCAGAGAGAATCATCCGAGTTGAAGAAGAAAGCCAAGGAGCTCCAGCGCTTGTTAGAAACAGAGAAGTCTGG AAACGCGAATCTCCAGGAAGAGTTGAAGAATAAATCAGCCGCCTTGACTGATGCGCAGAAACAGCTGGAAAACACTGAAAAGGAGAAAGTGTCTCTGAAGGTGAATTTGGACAAGAGCAGCCAGGAGTCCAAAGCTCAGTGTGCGGAGCTGGAGAAGAGAGTTCAGAGCGTCACTACGGAGTTATCAAAGGTCCAACTGGAGAATGAGAGTCGCAAGAAGGAGCTTGCCATCGCGCAGGAGAGTTTAGCTGAAACAAAAGCTGCTCTGAAAGAAAGCCAGACTCGtctggagtcagagaggaagagtCATCAGTCGGTCTTGGTGGAGAGG GAGAAGTCCAGTGAGAAAGTCAAGCAGGAGCTTCTGAAGAGTAATGAGTCCATCACCAAGGCAATGAAGGAGTCTAAAGAGCAGCTGGAGCTGATCAGAAAG GAAGAGAAAAAGCTGCAAGGGCAGGTGACCTCTTTGGAGCAGCAGCTCGCCAAGACTGTGGCGGcgctgaaggagaaggagggaaGTCTGGacaagctgcaggtgcagttcAAGACAAGCCAGGGGTCAATGGAAGAGGAGCGGTCCAAACTGAGGGCGCAGGTCACAGAGCTACAGAAAGTTGGTGCGAAGAAG gcagaggaggagagcagactGAGAGAGCAAGTGTCAAAGGTCGGTCAAGAGCTCGCCACAGAGAAGAGCAGGACAGCCGAGCTTCAGGTGTCACTAGAACAAAGTCAGCAGGGCTTCAACAAACTCCAGTCCGACTTCTATGGAAAAGAATCTGAAGTCTCAGCTCTGCGTCAAGACCTGAAA GTGTCAGAGGAGAAGCTCAGCCTGACGCAGGAAGAGTTGGCTGCAAACCGGACCCACCAGTTGAGTTTAGAGGCTGAGATTCAGGAGCAGGTGAAGGCACGGCAGTCACTGGAGAAGGAGGTCAGCAGTCgagatcagcagctgcagcagaaagagaaagCACTCAAGGACTTCCAGAAGCAGCAG AGTCTGGatcaggagcagctgcagaaggagaggagcaagctggaggagctgagtGAGGCGAAGCGTGCGCTGGAGAAGAATCACAGCAAACTGACCACAGATCTGAAAACTCTGACGGAGAAGAGCGAGAAG gAGCTGACTGACCTGCGGGAGGCCAAGCAGCTGTTGATCCAGCAGAAGCTGGAGCTACAGGCCCAGGTGgaggcagcagggggcgctctagAGCAGGAGAAGAAGGCACACCAGGCCACCAAAGACAGcaggagtcagagagaggagcAGCTCCTCAGCAAGTCCAAAGCTCTGCAAGATCAGCTA GCGGCGGAGAAACGCGCCCGAGATATGCAGGCCAAGAACAGTGAGGAGGCCGAGGCCAAGCTGGGGCTGCAGGTGACGGCACTGAACGAGAATGTGGCCACCCTGAAGAGAGAGTGGCAGGGCAGCCAGCGCCGCGTCTCCGAGCTGGAGAAGCAGACGGACGAGCTGAGAGGGGAGATCGCCGTCCTGGAGGCCACGGTCCAGAACAACCAGGACGAGAGGAGGGCTCTGCTGGAGAG GTGCGTGAAGGGTGAAGGAGAGATCGAGAAGCTTCAGGCCAAAGTGGTGGAGCTCCGGAGGAAACTGGACGACACAACAGCTGCCATGCAGGAGCTGGGCCGGGAGAACCAGTCGCTGCAG ATCAAGCAGTCTCAGTCTCTGACCAGGAAGTGGGCCGAAGACCACGAGGTGCAGAACTGTATGGCGTGTGGTAAAGGCTTCAGCGTGACCATCAGGAAG CATCACTGCAGACACTGTGGAAACATCTTCTGCGCCGAGTGCTCGGCGAGGAACGCCCTGACGCCGTCCTCCAAGAAGCCGGTCCGCGTGTGCGAGACCTGTTACGACGAACTCGCAGGTTGA